The Amphiprion ocellaris isolate individual 3 ecotype Okinawa chromosome 6, ASM2253959v1, whole genome shotgun sequence genome contains a region encoding:
- the rnf181 gene encoding E3 ubiquitin-protein ligase RNF181 has product MASYFDEHDCEPTNPEEQYRQNALLELARSLMQGLDLIDSAGFDLSDWDQRLPPPAAKTAVQTLTVVIISPEQADKGLKCPVCLLEFEEQETVREMPCKHLFHSGCILPWLGKTNSCPLCRLELPTDNPEYEEFKKDKERRKQREHRLEDLHGAMYT; this is encoded by the exons ATGGCATCCTACTTTGATGAGCATGACTGTGAGCCCACCAACCCTGAGGAGCAGTATCGACAGAACGCTCTACTTGAACTGGCCAG GTCTTTAATGCAGGGCTTGGACTTGATCGACTCAGCAGGGTTTGACTTGTCTGACTGGGACCAGCGGCTTCCTCCTCCGGCAGCCAAAACTGCTGTTCAGACCCTCACAGTGGTCATCATTTCTCCAGAACAAGCAG ACAAAGGTCTCAAGtgtcctgtgtgtttgctggagTTTGAGGAACAGGAGACGGTTCGAGAAATGCCGTGCAAACACCTTTTTCACTCAGGATGTATACTGCCCTGGCTGGGCAAG ACTAACTCCTGTCCGCTGTGCCGACTTGAATTACCAACTGACAATCCAGAGTATGAGGAGTTTAAAAAGGACAAG gagagaagaaaacagaggGAGCACCGGCTGGAGGACCTACATGGAGCCATGTACACATGA